One segment of Variovorax sp. PAMC28562 DNA contains the following:
- the lolA gene encoding outer membrane lipoprotein chaperone LolA, with translation MKKLFATLLIATATFGACGSAWAGGMESLESFVKTVKSGRADFTQTVTAPPRDVQPGRVKTSTGTFEFQRPGKFKFDYKKPFAQTIVADGKTLSLFDVDLNQVTQRPQAQALGSTPAALIAAAPDLRALQTDFALEGAPERDGLQWVKATPKSKDGQLQSVQIGFQGDALAALEILDSFGQRSVLKFSKVEVNPTLPAGTFEFKTPAGADVLKQ, from the coding sequence ATGAAAAAGCTCTTTGCGACACTGTTGATAGCAACTGCCACATTCGGTGCATGTGGCAGCGCATGGGCCGGCGGCATGGAAAGCCTTGAGTCATTTGTGAAGACCGTGAAAAGCGGCCGCGCCGATTTCACGCAGACCGTGACCGCGCCGCCGCGCGACGTCCAGCCGGGGCGCGTCAAGACGTCGACCGGCACCTTCGAGTTCCAGCGGCCTGGCAAATTCAAGTTCGACTACAAAAAGCCGTTTGCGCAGACCATCGTCGCCGACGGCAAGACGCTGTCGCTGTTCGATGTCGATCTCAACCAGGTCACGCAGCGCCCACAGGCGCAGGCCCTTGGGTCGACGCCCGCCGCACTGATTGCGGCCGCTCCCGACTTGCGCGCACTGCAGACCGACTTCGCGCTCGAAGGCGCGCCGGAGCGCGATGGCCTGCAGTGGGTCAAGGCAACCCCGAAGAGCAAGGACGGCCAGCTCCAGAGCGTGCAGATCGGGTTTCAGGGTGACGCGTTGGCGGCGCTCGAAATCCTCGACAGCTTCGGCCAGCGATCGGTATTGAAGTTCAGCAAGGTCGAGGTCAATCCGACGCTGCCGGCAGGCACCTTCGAATTCAAGACGCCTGCGGGCGCCGATGTTTTGAAGCAATAG